Proteins co-encoded in one Saprospira grandis genomic window:
- a CDS encoding UDP-N-acetylmuramoyl-tripeptide--D-alanyl-D-alanine ligase, translating into MQLAQIYTTFLSAKGLCIDSRQVQQGDLFFALGQKDENGRHKGNDFAEMSLQKGALAAIINDAQLKAKYAEDERYILVEDVEVCLQQLAQYHRKQIDIPVIAVVGSNGKTTCRQLLYLLLSQNYDCWATPGNFNNHLGLPLSVLQIKNEHELAILEIGANHLGETAALCEIAAPTHGLITNHGKDHLGEYGSVENIQKANHELYDYLAKTGGQAFVYGQDPVMMKAAKQLKNPIFYGRPKDYTQAKVLQAPDLKLEIQLGKRKLSVKMNLFGEFWAPTVLAAATIADYFALPAAVIKQALQSYSPQSLRSERRNWNNQAVLLDCYNANPSSMQVFLQAALAEKSAPKVFVLGEMLELGNFSQNEHQTLLDQLASEKNIQLFLFGPSFLGLSLPPFAQHFEHLDQLQQALPTSGHAIYVKGSRGNRLEQLFEEAKELN; encoded by the coding sequence ATGCAGCTTGCTCAAATTTATACTACTTTTCTATCGGCTAAGGGTCTTTGTATCGACAGCCGCCAAGTTCAACAGGGCGATTTGTTTTTTGCCTTGGGTCAAAAAGATGAAAATGGCCGTCACAAAGGCAATGATTTCGCAGAAATGTCTTTGCAAAAAGGCGCTTTGGCCGCTATTATCAATGACGCTCAGCTAAAAGCCAAATATGCAGAGGATGAACGCTATATTTTGGTCGAAGATGTGGAAGTTTGTCTACAGCAGCTGGCCCAATATCACCGAAAACAAATCGATATTCCAGTAATTGCCGTGGTGGGCTCTAATGGCAAAACTACCTGCCGCCAATTGCTTTATTTGCTGCTCTCTCAAAATTATGATTGTTGGGCCACCCCCGGCAATTTTAATAACCATTTGGGCCTCCCTCTTTCTGTGCTGCAAATTAAAAACGAACATGAGTTGGCCATCCTAGAAATTGGGGCTAATCACTTAGGCGAAACCGCCGCCCTCTGCGAAATTGCAGCCCCTACTCATGGCCTGATTACGAATCATGGGAAGGACCATTTGGGCGAATATGGCTCGGTGGAAAATATCCAGAAGGCTAATCATGAGCTCTATGATTATTTGGCCAAAACAGGCGGCCAAGCTTTTGTCTATGGTCAAGATCCAGTAATGATGAAGGCCGCCAAACAACTAAAAAATCCCATTTTTTACGGCCGCCCTAAGGACTATACGCAGGCAAAAGTACTCCAAGCTCCCGATCTAAAACTAGAAATCCAATTGGGCAAAAGAAAGTTGTCGGTAAAGATGAATCTCTTTGGCGAGTTTTGGGCGCCCACGGTCTTGGCCGCCGCCACAATTGCCGATTATTTTGCCCTGCCCGCCGCCGTTATTAAACAGGCCCTGCAAAGCTATAGCCCGCAATCGCTCCGCTCCGAACGCCGAAACTGGAATAATCAAGCCGTTTTACTCGATTGCTATAATGCAAATCCTAGCAGTATGCAGGTCTTTCTTCAGGCCGCTCTAGCCGAGAAATCTGCCCCAAAAGTCTTTGTCCTTGGCGAAATGCTGGAGCTCGGTAACTTTAGCCAAAATGAACATCAAACTCTTTTGGACCAACTCGCTAGCGAAAAAAATATTCAGCTTTTTCTCTTTGGCCCTAGCTTTTTGGGCCTGTCGCTGCCTCCTTTTGCCCAACATTTTGAGCATCTGGACCAACTGCAGCAGGCTTTGCCCACTTCTGGCCACGCCATTTATGTCAAGGGCTCTAGGGGTAACCGCCTAGAACAACTCTTTGAGGAAGCAAAGGAATTGAATTAG
- a CDS encoding thioredoxin family protein, translating to MDKFLYFTQPQCGVCHALLPKLSEFVAEHYPKMELEVIDCMTEPERAAQHNAFSVPLLLVFFEGKEFYRFFGAFSLGELAAQMQRPYQLRFED from the coding sequence ATGGATAAATTTCTCTACTTCACGCAACCCCAATGTGGGGTTTGCCATGCCCTTTTGCCCAAACTTTCGGAGTTTGTGGCCGAGCATTATCCCAAAATGGAACTAGAGGTCATTGATTGTATGACTGAGCCCGAGCGAGCCGCCCAGCACAACGCCTTTTCGGTCCCGCTGCTCCTCGTTTTTTTTGAGGGCAAAGAGTTTTACCGCTTCTTTGGGGCCTTCTCTTTAGGCGAGCTGGCCGCCCAAATGCAACGGCCCTATCAACTTCGATTTGAAGATTGA
- a CDS encoding alpha/beta hydrolase: MKLKFYFLLFFLAFSASSWAQNKTSGSIWEVLAYPVHAFRLNRQAPAQAERQRLQYGPEERQYLWLYEPLGGAKQAPIIFYVHGGAWRTGKPEQHQHLAQLFTDLGYRLVMPAYRLAPDYCQEDLQLDIDQAILAASKHWGISLPQSQWIIGGSSAGGNLAALLAYDQERLANLGLNSANISGFFSIAGALDLNQMEPSLPLRQYAGSKQSVNFKLANPVYLIDAQDNFPALLLHGNRDGLVDFRASASFARSLEQEGLPYSFYCIRGASHLAVTAKWYYKAKKRKGQGEYLRNWLLAISKAQVETTE, encoded by the coding sequence ATGAAACTGAAATTTTACTTTTTGCTCTTTTTTTTGGCCTTTTCGGCCAGCAGTTGGGCCCAGAACAAAACCTCGGGCAGCATTTGGGAAGTACTCGCTTATCCCGTTCACGCTTTTCGGCTCAATCGGCAAGCTCCTGCCCAGGCAGAGCGGCAACGCCTTCAATATGGTCCAGAAGAGCGGCAGTATCTTTGGCTCTACGAGCCGTTGGGCGGTGCCAAACAAGCCCCCATTATTTTTTATGTGCATGGTGGCGCTTGGCGAACGGGCAAGCCCGAGCAGCATCAGCATTTGGCCCAACTATTTACCGATTTGGGTTACCGTTTGGTGATGCCCGCCTATCGCTTGGCCCCCGATTATTGCCAAGAAGATTTACAGCTCGATATTGACCAGGCTATTTTAGCCGCCAGCAAGCATTGGGGCATTTCGCTTCCCCAAAGCCAATGGATTATTGGCGGAAGCTCTGCAGGGGGAAACCTGGCCGCTCTTTTGGCCTACGACCAAGAACGGCTAGCCAATTTGGGCCTGAACAGCGCAAATATTAGCGGATTTTTTTCTATTGCTGGCGCTTTAGACCTCAATCAGATGGAGCCAAGTTTGCCCCTGCGGCAATATGCGGGAAGCAAGCAATCGGTTAATTTCAAATTGGCCAATCCCGTTTATTTAATCGATGCCCAAGACAACTTCCCCGCTCTTTTATTACATGGCAACCGAGATGGCTTGGTCGATTTTCGAGCTTCTGCCTCTTTTGCCCGCAGCCTAGAGCAAGAGGGCCTCCCCTACTCTTTTTATTGCATCCGAGGCGCCAGCCACCTGGCCGTTACCGCAAAATGGTACTACAAAGCCAAAAAGCGAAAAGGCCAAGGCGAATATTTACGCAATTGGCTACTCGCCATAAGCAAAGCGCAGGTAGAAACTACGGAATAG
- a CDS encoding PD-(D/E)XK nuclease family protein yields the protein MIVRFGLSLQEQIFPLWEEGIDYSCGPQQLIEFLEEQLGIGYPDNKAFLRVEQYRQLLALYLEKHKEAFFAASFSADPLATAQALLDRRDELYLSSWDFAIRTQMPSRLRTLAELERLLQRQEEIQLAPAFAERFRQVFSYIEKGRKQPISKLLLQEAETLWPPYWQRFFELMKQEGVLIENLAEPQPLANKQLGQLQARLLGQEIPKANTEKADGSILVLKAESEAYAAAYLAKLFAQMPDLKPLCLLSNKNRALDNALVQEGLPSFGVESASLARPSLQILKLISSFLWQPLNPYRLLEFLSLPNIPLHKGLAVKLAESISEKPGLFSALWFRKKEEFVQDMKAQIERAGPRIAKKLEAELAQAEKDYSFWFERRRYDSRQLLPVRELVEIFDYLRLWALKLVDEQKKQVDKIDKKLNKSDLEEAKEQQLERQREEILAAQKPILRLYEQAGRLLLLLQSLAKKEQGVGYLQLERLVKQVNQAVAIPFRPSELGHAPFVYEPAAIVGNSPQLLWWNFVDPQRNIGFERWYKQERAYLEKRAIELETLSQINLRNIWQRIRPILYCREQLILVLPAKVEGREQHPHPLWGDMQALFGDLLDSFSIQLEEAKSSTYFQQYFELAQEEKLRPSPLKSPSPYIRLGQQEGGAGLLSERKNESFSSLDKLFYYPYQWVFRYLIGLNKSSILQVSSENRLKGNLSHVLFERLFDLMVEEPKTWSKTELEAWIDKTLPTIIEREGAVLLMYGKEADRISFINKMKFSAWTLISAIQRNGWSVKASEMAVEGELCGQKIKGIADLVLYRERNGQAETAVLDLKWKGKSFYRQSLQNNDDLQLVVYSKFLSEQEGQWAHSGYYIISEGIILSRNNQAFAEAEAVSPEIDAIQQQSKTWQEMENTYLWRMQQLQEGQIELRNEHTQSALEEILQSQGLLDLLEMRQESAKYDIYRVLVQPMA from the coding sequence ATGATTGTACGTTTTGGTTTGAGCCTGCAAGAGCAAATTTTTCCGCTCTGGGAAGAAGGCATCGATTATAGTTGTGGCCCACAACAACTCATTGAGTTCCTAGAGGAACAGTTGGGCATTGGTTATCCTGATAATAAGGCCTTTTTGCGCGTAGAGCAATATCGGCAACTCCTCGCTTTGTATCTAGAAAAACATAAGGAGGCCTTTTTTGCCGCCTCTTTTTCTGCAGATCCATTAGCTACCGCCCAAGCACTGCTCGATCGCCGAGATGAACTCTATCTCTCTAGCTGGGATTTTGCAATCAGAACCCAAATGCCTAGCCGCTTGCGTACGCTAGCCGAATTAGAACGGCTGCTCCAACGCCAAGAGGAAATTCAACTCGCCCCCGCTTTTGCCGAGCGCTTCCGCCAGGTCTTTTCTTATATCGAAAAGGGCCGAAAACAACCCATTTCTAAGTTGTTGCTGCAAGAAGCCGAAACCCTCTGGCCCCCTTACTGGCAGCGCTTCTTTGAACTGATGAAGCAGGAGGGCGTCCTGATTGAAAATTTAGCCGAACCCCAACCCCTAGCCAATAAACAGTTGGGCCAATTGCAAGCCCGCCTGCTCGGCCAAGAAATCCCTAAAGCCAATACCGAAAAAGCCGACGGCTCTATTTTGGTCCTCAAAGCAGAGAGCGAAGCCTATGCCGCCGCTTATTTGGCCAAGCTTTTTGCCCAAATGCCCGACCTAAAACCGCTTTGCCTACTCTCTAATAAAAATAGAGCTTTAGATAATGCATTGGTCCAAGAAGGCTTGCCCTCTTTTGGGGTAGAATCAGCCTCTCTAGCCCGACCCAGCCTGCAAATTCTTAAGCTCATTAGCTCTTTTCTCTGGCAACCCCTCAATCCTTATCGCTTACTGGAGTTTTTGTCTCTCCCCAATATTCCGCTGCATAAGGGCCTAGCGGTTAAATTAGCAGAGTCTATTTCTGAAAAACCTGGCCTCTTTAGCGCCCTCTGGTTTCGCAAAAAAGAGGAGTTCGTCCAAGATATGAAGGCCCAAATCGAAAGAGCAGGCCCCCGCATTGCCAAAAAACTAGAAGCAGAACTGGCCCAGGCCGAAAAAGATTATAGCTTCTGGTTCGAACGCCGCCGCTACGACTCTCGCCAATTATTACCCGTCCGAGAATTAGTCGAAATTTTCGATTACCTCCGCCTTTGGGCCCTCAAATTGGTGGATGAGCAAAAGAAACAAGTTGATAAGATTGATAAAAAACTCAATAAATCAGATCTAGAAGAGGCCAAGGAACAACAACTAGAACGCCAAAGAGAAGAAATTTTGGCGGCCCAAAAACCCATTCTCCGCCTCTATGAACAAGCTGGCCGCCTCCTGCTTTTACTGCAAAGTTTGGCCAAAAAGGAACAAGGAGTGGGCTACCTACAACTCGAACGCCTGGTTAAACAGGTCAACCAAGCCGTAGCCATTCCTTTCCGCCCTAGCGAATTGGGCCATGCGCCCTTTGTCTATGAACCCGCCGCAATTGTGGGCAATAGCCCTCAGCTGCTTTGGTGGAATTTTGTCGACCCACAGCGAAATATTGGCTTTGAACGCTGGTATAAGCAAGAAAGGGCTTATCTGGAAAAAAGAGCAATTGAGCTGGAGACCTTGAGCCAAATTAACTTGCGCAATATCTGGCAACGCATCCGCCCAATCTTATACTGTAGAGAACAACTCATTTTGGTCCTTCCCGCCAAAGTAGAAGGCCGAGAACAACATCCTCACCCGCTCTGGGGCGATATGCAGGCCCTTTTTGGCGATTTGCTCGATAGCTTTAGTATTCAACTAGAAGAGGCCAAAAGCTCTACTTATTTTCAACAGTATTTTGAGCTGGCCCAAGAAGAAAAATTGCGGCCTAGCCCACTTAAGTCGCCCTCGCCTTATATCCGTTTGGGCCAACAAGAAGGAGGCGCTGGCCTGCTCAGCGAACGAAAAAATGAGTCCTTTAGCTCTTTAGATAAGCTGTTTTATTATCCTTACCAATGGGTGTTCCGCTACCTGATTGGCCTAAATAAGTCTTCTATTTTGCAGGTCTCTAGCGAAAATCGCCTAAAAGGGAATTTATCGCATGTGCTTTTTGAACGCCTCTTTGATCTGATGGTGGAAGAGCCTAAAACTTGGAGCAAAACAGAATTAGAAGCTTGGATTGATAAAACTTTACCGACAATTATTGAACGAGAAGGAGCGGTTTTGCTAATGTATGGCAAAGAGGCCGACCGCATCAGTTTTATCAATAAAATGAAGTTTTCTGCCTGGACCCTCATTTCGGCTATTCAGCGGAATGGCTGGAGCGTGAAAGCTTCTGAAATGGCCGTAGAAGGCGAACTTTGTGGCCAAAAAATTAAAGGTATTGCCGATTTGGTCCTTTATCGAGAACGGAATGGCCAAGCAGAAACTGCTGTTTTGGACCTCAAGTGGAAGGGCAAGAGTTTTTATCGCCAAAGTCTACAAAATAATGATGATTTGCAGCTGGTGGTTTACTCTAAGTTCCTTTCTGAACAAGAAGGACAATGGGCCCATAGTGGTTATTATATTATTAGCGAGGGAATTATTTTGTCTCGAAATAACCAAGCCTTTGCAGAAGCCGAGGCCGTTTCTCCCGAAATTGATGCGATCCAACAACAAAGCAAAACTTGGCAGGAGATGGAGAATACTTACCTCTGGAGAATGCAACAACTTCAAGAGGGCCAAATTGAGCTGCGCAATGAACATACGCAATCTGCCTTAGAAGAAATTTTGCAGTCGCAAGGGTTGCTAGACCTTTTAGAAATGCGCCAAGAATCGGCCAAATATGATATTTATAGAGTGTTGGTCCAACCCATGGCTTAA
- a CDS encoding 3-oxoacyl-ACP synthase III family protein, giving the protein MTQVRSKIAGIGHYVPKNVISNNDLTEVMETSDEWIQERTGIKERRYVDRYKENTTTQAVKAAEIAIERAGITKDDIDFIVFATLSPDYYFPGCGVLLQRELGIKSHIGALDIRNQCSGFVYSLSVADQFIKTGMYKNILVVGSETHSAGLDFSTRGRNVTVIFGDGAGAVVLQPTTKEGQGILSTHLHAQGEHAERLAYINPGAHGGIFTGDTEDFHTDSAWDSMLITPEMVEAGHIYPNMDGPFVFKNAVVRFPEVIMEALQANQRGVEEIDMLIPHQANLRIAQFVQKRMGLSDDKVYNNIQKYGNTTAASIPIALCEAWEEGKIKEGDLVCLAAFGSGFTWASALIEW; this is encoded by the coding sequence ATGACGCAAGTACGCAGTAAAATAGCTGGAATTGGGCATTATGTTCCCAAGAATGTAATCAGCAACAATGACCTGACAGAGGTGATGGAGACCAGTGATGAGTGGATTCAGGAGCGCACCGGCATTAAGGAGCGCCGTTATGTAGATCGTTATAAGGAGAACACCACCACACAGGCGGTAAAGGCTGCAGAAATTGCGATTGAGCGGGCGGGGATCACCAAAGACGATATTGACTTTATTGTTTTTGCGACCTTGAGTCCGGATTATTACTTCCCTGGTTGTGGAGTATTATTACAGCGCGAATTGGGCATCAAGAGCCATATTGGCGCCTTAGACATTCGCAACCAATGTTCTGGTTTTGTATATAGCTTATCGGTAGCCGATCAGTTTATCAAGACGGGCATGTATAAAAATATTTTGGTGGTAGGTTCTGAGACGCATTCTGCGGGTTTAGACTTTAGCACCAGAGGCCGTAATGTGACCGTTATTTTTGGCGATGGTGCGGGAGCTGTTGTTTTGCAACCCACTACCAAAGAGGGCCAAGGTATTTTGTCTACGCATTTGCATGCACAGGGAGAGCATGCCGAGCGTTTGGCTTATATTAACCCGGGTGCACATGGAGGAATTTTCACGGGAGATACCGAAGACTTCCATACGGATAGTGCTTGGGACTCTATGCTCATTACGCCGGAGATGGTAGAAGCTGGGCATATTTACCCCAATATGGACGGGCCCTTTGTCTTTAAGAATGCTGTAGTTCGTTTTCCTGAAGTAATCATGGAAGCCCTACAGGCCAACCAAAGAGGAGTAGAAGAAATTGATATGTTGATTCCGCATCAGGCGAATTTGCGCATTGCTCAGTTTGTACAAAAACGCATGGGCCTAAGCGATGATAAGGTCTACAACAACATTCAGAAATACGGGAACACCACTGCGGCTTCTATTCCAATTGCGCTTTGCGAAGCTTGGGAAGAAGGCAAGATCAAAGAAGGCGACTTGGTTTGTTTGGCCGCCTTTGGTAGTGGATTTACCTGGGCCTCTGCCTTGATTGAGTGGTAA
- a CDS encoding S8 family peptidase produces MTWNWKSKVAGIGFLALSLSLQAQAPAEKAPENWFNLDLTADKVHGVSTEKAYKELLKDKKPKKKVLVAVIDSGVDPEHEDLKDVMWVNPDEIAGNGIDDDKNGYVDDIHGWNFIGGADGKNVNYENLELTRLYRELKAKKKLNKKEKAFFEKIKEEYETRRKEMKQRKSQYSMILDAFKLVEKELGTDDFTAEDLEKIPEDASDDLKQAAAMMAPSLAQVPSKAMKEQLEGAVNYFSMNVDYFLNEDFDPRPTVGDNYKKQSERRYGNNDVYGPDAQHGTHVAGIIAAVRTNDLGMMGVADNVEIMSIRTVPNGDERDKDVANAIRYAVDNGADIINMSFGKAYSYNKKIVDKAVKYAAKKGVLLVHAAGNDNKNTDVEYNFPTPFYQKGKDPYKRGPKEADNWIEVGALSWKGAAEAPAVFSNYGASTVDIFAPGVDIYSTVPEGEYEALSGTSMAAPVVAGVAALVKAYYPELSGQELKECLEKSVVPINYEVNKPGTSELVKFTDLCKKGGVVNAYKALELAEKMVKEKK; encoded by the coding sequence ATGACTTGGAATTGGAAATCTAAAGTGGCAGGAATCGGCTTTTTGGCCCTTTCTCTTAGCCTACAGGCACAAGCCCCAGCAGAAAAAGCTCCCGAAAATTGGTTCAACTTGGACCTTACCGCAGATAAAGTACATGGAGTAAGCACCGAAAAAGCATACAAAGAGCTCCTTAAGGACAAAAAACCCAAGAAAAAAGTCTTGGTGGCCGTTATTGACTCTGGTGTAGATCCCGAACATGAGGACCTCAAGGATGTCATGTGGGTAAACCCTGATGAGATTGCTGGCAATGGTATCGATGATGACAAAAACGGCTATGTGGATGATATCCATGGCTGGAACTTCATTGGTGGAGCCGATGGCAAAAATGTCAATTATGAGAACTTGGAACTCACTCGCCTCTATCGCGAGCTCAAAGCCAAGAAAAAACTCAACAAAAAGGAGAAGGCTTTCTTTGAGAAAATCAAAGAAGAGTATGAAACTCGCCGTAAAGAGATGAAGCAACGCAAATCTCAATATAGCATGATCCTCGACGCTTTCAAGTTGGTGGAAAAAGAACTAGGTACCGACGACTTTACAGCCGAAGACCTAGAAAAAATCCCCGAAGATGCTAGCGATGACCTCAAGCAAGCTGCAGCCATGATGGCTCCCTCTTTGGCTCAAGTGCCTAGCAAAGCCATGAAAGAGCAGCTAGAAGGCGCCGTGAACTACTTCAGCATGAATGTAGATTATTTCCTCAATGAGGATTTTGACCCCCGCCCCACCGTTGGCGATAACTACAAAAAACAATCGGAACGCCGCTACGGAAACAATGATGTTTATGGCCCCGATGCCCAACACGGTACCCATGTTGCCGGTATCATTGCCGCCGTCCGTACAAATGACCTTGGTATGATGGGCGTTGCCGACAATGTAGAAATCATGTCGATCCGCACCGTTCCTAACGGAGATGAGCGCGATAAAGATGTGGCCAATGCTATCCGCTATGCCGTAGACAATGGCGCCGATATTATCAATATGAGCTTCGGTAAGGCTTATTCTTACAACAAGAAAATTGTTGACAAAGCCGTTAAGTATGCCGCCAAAAAAGGCGTTTTGTTGGTGCATGCCGCTGGTAACGACAACAAAAACACGGATGTAGAGTATAACTTCCCTACTCCTTTCTACCAAAAAGGAAAAGATCCTTACAAACGCGGCCCCAAAGAAGCCGATAACTGGATCGAAGTAGGTGCCCTTTCTTGGAAAGGCGCCGCCGAAGCTCCTGCCGTTTTCTCTAACTATGGCGCTAGCACCGTAGACATTTTTGCCCCCGGCGTAGATATCTACTCTACGGTTCCCGAAGGAGAATACGAGGCCCTCAGTGGTACCAGTATGGCCGCTCCCGTTGTGGCCGGTGTTGCCGCTTTGGTTAAAGCCTATTATCCCGAACTTTCTGGCCAAGAGCTCAAAGAATGCCTAGAAAAATCTGTTGTGCCTATCAATTATGAGGTGAACAAACCAGGTACTTCTGAACTCGTTAAGTTTACAGACCTTTGTAAAAAAGGCGGTGTAGTCAACGCTTATAAAGCACTAGAACTCGCCGAAAAAATGGTTAAAGAGAAGAAATAA
- a CDS encoding alpha/beta fold hydrolase, with amino-acid sequence MDYKVKELGKFQYIEEGQGETLLLLHGLFGALSNFGTIIEHFRKDYRILVPVLPIYEAPLRELSVGYLKNYVVEFLEAKGETEKMHVLGNSLGGHVSLFMALEEQDRLKSLILTGSSGLFENTLGNTFPKRKSYTFIERKAEYTFYDPATASKELVDSLFEIVNNNEKAIRVVACARSAIRDNVENRLHNIKVPTLLIWGKQDRITPPFVGEDFHKGIEKSQLYYIDKCGHAPMMERPDEFNRILSAFLAHQN; translated from the coding sequence ATGGACTACAAAGTCAAGGAGCTAGGAAAGTTCCAATATATAGAAGAAGGACAAGGGGAAACCCTTTTGCTTTTGCACGGTCTTTTTGGGGCCCTTAGTAACTTCGGTACTATTATCGAACACTTTCGCAAGGATTACCGCATTTTGGTCCCTGTACTTCCTATCTATGAAGCACCACTAAGAGAGCTTTCTGTGGGCTATCTTAAGAATTATGTGGTCGAGTTTCTAGAAGCCAAAGGCGAGACAGAAAAAATGCACGTTTTGGGCAATTCTTTGGGTGGGCACGTCAGCCTATTTATGGCCCTAGAAGAGCAAGATCGCCTAAAAAGCCTTATTCTAACAGGTAGCTCTGGACTTTTTGAGAACACTTTGGGCAACACCTTTCCCAAGCGGAAAAGCTATACTTTTATTGAGCGCAAAGCAGAATATACCTTCTACGATCCCGCTACAGCTAGCAAAGAGTTAGTAGACAGCCTTTTCGAGATTGTCAACAATAACGAAAAAGCCATCCGCGTCGTCGCCTGTGCCCGTTCTGCAATTCGTGATAATGTAGAAAATCGCCTACATAATATTAAGGTTCCTACTTTGCTCATTTGGGGAAAGCAAGACCGCATTACGCCCCCTTTTGTTGGTGAGGATTTTCACAAAGGAATTGAGAAATCTCAGCTATATTACATCGATAAATGTGGACATGCCCCAATGATGGAGCGTCCTGATGAGTTTAACCGCATTTTGAGTGCTTTTTTGGCCCATCAGAACTAA
- a CDS encoding serine/threonine protein kinase: MKNHALPIFLAFFVIFLLGPQAWGQYDDIYFDGEEETAAQQQNYQQPPSNYDQNSYDRPEQEYVDARYDNAYAARIRRFHRPARGFNYYSNYYVDSYWYNPYQPGMNIYCYNSYRPRRWRRWGWNYSYGWGYNSYYNPYDPWYNPYNRWGYNPYNNWGWGYNPYRSAYNQGYWNGYYNGGGGNNWYYESSAPNAANYVTTRYSRGSDPNIQRSRSRGVNGYDTHQRQVDPSALHASGNSGNLNAGRSRGSENNNSYNSGRNNSSSNNGDLNAGRSRGSENNNSYNSGRNNSSSNNGDLNAGRSRGSENNNSYNSDRNNSSRNNGNINNGRSRNNRSYNNRSNNSTRNNGSMNNRSRNNNRSRSYNNSSRSSSPSRSSGRSSSRSNSSSRSSSKSKSKSSGRSRGR, translated from the coding sequence ATGAAAAATCACGCACTCCCTATTTTCTTGGCTTTCTTTGTCATCTTTCTATTGGGGCCTCAGGCTTGGGGCCAATACGATGATATTTACTTTGATGGCGAGGAAGAAACTGCGGCTCAGCAGCAGAATTATCAGCAGCCGCCAAGCAACTATGACCAAAATAGCTATGATCGTCCGGAGCAAGAGTATGTAGATGCTCGTTACGATAATGCTTATGCGGCTCGTATTCGTCGCTTTCATCGTCCTGCTCGGGGCTTTAATTATTATAGCAACTACTATGTAGATAGCTATTGGTACAACCCTTATCAGCCAGGGATGAATATCTATTGCTATAATAGCTATCGTCCTCGTCGTTGGAGACGTTGGGGCTGGAACTACAGTTATGGTTGGGGCTACAATTCTTACTACAACCCTTATGATCCTTGGTATAATCCTTACAATCGTTGGGGATACAATCCCTACAACAATTGGGGTTGGGGTTATAATCCCTACAGAAGTGCATATAATCAGGGCTATTGGAATGGTTACTATAATGGTGGTGGTGGAAACAATTGGTACTATGAAAGTTCTGCCCCCAATGCAGCCAATTATGTAACGACTCGTTACAGCCGAGGAAGCGATCCAAATATTCAGAGAAGCCGCAGCCGTGGCGTAAATGGCTATGATACGCATCAGCGGCAGGTAGATCCTTCTGCCTTGCACGCTAGTGGAAATAGCGGCAATCTAAACGCAGGTCGCAGTCGTGGGTCGGAAAATAACAATAGTTATAATAGTGGTCGCAACAACAGCAGCAGCAACAATGGCGACTTAAACGCAGGCCGCAGTCGTGGGTCAGAAAATAACAATAGTTATAATAGTGGTCGCAATAACAGCAGCAGCAACAATGGCGACTTAAACGCAGGTCGCAGTCGTGGGTCAGAAAATAACAATAGTTATAATAGTGATCGCAACAACAGCAGCCGCAATAATGGAAATATTAACAACGGTCGCAGTCGCAACAACCGTAGTTATAATAACCGCAGCAACAACTCGACGAGAAATAATGGCAGCATGAATAACCGCAGCCGGAACAACAACCGCAGTCGTTCTTACAACAATTCTTCTCGTTCTTCTTCTCCTTCTCGTTCATCGGGAAGAAGCAGTAGCCGAAGCAATAGTTCTTCTCGTTCTTCTTCTAAGTCTAAATCTAAATCTTCAGGAAGAAGCAGAGGACGTTAG